One genomic window of Sardina pilchardus chromosome 15, fSarPil1.1, whole genome shotgun sequence includes the following:
- the LOC134102242 gene encoding volume-regulated anion channel subunit LRRC8B-like, producing MLSEGELKNLTNGQSLYRVLQPWWDVFCHYLSIMMFMMATLGCTLQVTLRRFICVACQLTQSGICENAYNPEQTFANASLPKYYPPEVYRLDLQQYAYIDAVCYEHQLHWFAKFFPYVVMLQTLLLVIISNFWFQYPSTSARLMHFISILHKCCDSPWTTRALSETVVEQGGGAQSSASVIDPVAKVSTTSEDRKPIGMETIGVLDRKEGEQAKAIFEKVKKLKVHVEDKDVIYHLYMKQIVVKMLVLAVSLVYIPHAASHIRFEVDCTVDLRALIPYQSFRCVHALATIFWLLSLVYTVMIIFYSLTCFYSFWWIIRNSLRHYSFDSVREDSIYSDVPDVKNDFAFVLHLLDQYNPLFSKRFSVFLSEVSEKKLRQLNLNNLWPREKLSQKVVRNTKDQLELHLMLLSGIPAAVFELQDLEVLKLQLIPEARFPKKLTQLVYLTELWIDHTTTTIDHMALSFLSQNLRILKLKFTEVQKAPTWIFNLWNLAELYLYGNLFSEDNSAFVNSIPRLKNLKVLFLKCSVSMMPKVISGSLTSLQTLIVDNEGTQLSALQSLKTMQNLTCLKILHCDLQRIPSSIFSLTNLQEIDLEGNDLKTIEEVLSFQHLPKLFTLKMKHNNITYIPVHIGVLESLEQLHLSHNHIKTIPSQLFLCTRLYYLDLSHNFLTVIPCEIQDLKRLQYLNVSNNNIDVVPEEMFHCRTLQSLLLDHNSLSAIPSQVSELTNLSLLDLRGNQLESLPPELEECLCLRPEGLLVEDGLFNSLPPSIKEGFQRPEREHSLKASESDVVVNTTSCNLVICSSGHGDSGLTHPV from the exons ATGCTATCAGAGGGCGAGCTGAAGAACTTGACAAATGGCCAGTCCCTGTACCGAGTGCTGCAGCCTTGGTGGGACGTGTTCTGTCACTACCTCTCCATCATGATGTTCATGATGGCCACGCTAGGATGTACCCTTCAGGTCACTCTCCGCAGATTCATATGTGTGGCCTGTCAGTTGACCCAAAGTGGAATCTGTGAAAATGCATATAATCCTGAACAAACATTTGCAAATGCCAGCCTTCCTAAGTATTACCCCCCTGAGGTCTACAGACTCGACCTGCAGCAGTATGCGTACATAGATGCAGTGTGTTATGAACATCAGCTGCACTGGTTTGCTAAGTTCTTCCCTTATGTGGTCATGCTCCAGACTCTGCTCCTTGTAATAATCAGCAATTTCTGGTTCCAGTACCCCAGCACCAGTGCCCGACTCATGCACTTTATCTCCATCCTCCACAAGTGTTGTGACTCCCCGTGGACCACTCGCGCCCTCTCTGAGACCGTGGTGGAGCAAGGTGGGGGAGCCCAGTCTTCAGCCAGTGTCATCGATCCTGTAGCTAAGGTGTCCACCACCAGTGAGGACAGGAAGCCCATTGGGATGGAGACGATTGGCGTTTTAGACAGAAAAGAGGGGGAGCAGGCTAAAGCCATATTTGAGAAGGTCAAGAAGCTGAAGGTACATGTGGAGGACAAAGATGTTATTTACCATCTGTACATGAAGCAGATTGTTGTGAAAATGTTGGTTTTAGCAGTATCTCTGGTGTACATTCCTCATGCAGCCTCGCACATTAGATTTGAAGTGGACTGCACGGTTGACCTGAGAGCACTTATTCCTTATCAGTCTTTCCGCTGTGTTCATGCACTAGCTACCATTTTCTGGTTACTTTCCCTAGTTTACACAGTTATGATCATTTTCTACAGCCTGACATGCTTCTACAGCTTCTGGTGGATAATCCGGAATTCACTGCGCCACTACTCATTCGATTCGGTTCGGGAAGACAGCATCTACAGTGATGTTCCTGATGTAAAGAATGACTTTGCGTTCGTTCTCCATCTGCTTGACCAGTACAACCCACTCTTCTCCAAAAGATTCTCTGTCTTCCTGTCGGAAGTTAGCGAGAAAAAGCTGAGGCAGCTAAACCTGAACAACTTATGGCCCCGAGAGAAGCTGAGCCAGAAAGTAGTGAGGAACACAAAGGACCAGTTGGAGCTTCACCTCATGCTGCTCAGTGGAATCCCAGCTGCTGTATTTGAACTTCAGGACCTGGAGGTGCTGAAGCTGCAACTGATCCCGGAGGCTAGGTTCCCCAAGAAACTCACCCAACTGGTTTATCTGACAGAGCTCTGGATAGaccacaccacaaccaccatagaTCATATGGCCCTGTCCTTCCTCTCACAGAACCTGAGGATCTTGAAACTAAAGTTCACTGAAGTTCAGAAAGCACCAACCTGGATCTTCAACTTGTGGAACTTGGCTGAACTCTACCTCTATGGGAATCTGTTTTCAGAGGATAACTCAGCCTTTGTGAACAGCATACCCAGGCTAAAGAACTTAAAGGTTCTCTTTCTGAAATGCAGTGTCTCGATGATGCCCAAGGTGATCTCAGGTTCACTGACCTCGCTGCAAACACTGATAGTGGACAATGAGGGTACACAGCTCTCGGCCCTCCAGAGTTTAAAAACAATGCAGAACCTAACTTGTCTGAAGATCCTTCACTGCGACCTTCAGCGGATTCCAAGCTCAATCTTCAGCCTCACCAACCTTCAGGAGATAGATCTAGAGGGAAATGACCTAAAAACCATAGAAGAGGTTCTGAGTTTCCAGCACCTTCCAAAGCTTTTCACACTTAAGATGAAGCACAACAACATCACTTACATTCCTGTGCACATTGGTGTTTTGGAATCATTGGAGCAACTGCACCTCAGTCACAATCACATCAAAACCATCCCCTCCCAGCTGTTCTTGTGCACAAGGTTGTATTATCTAGACCTGAGTCATAACTTCCTGACCGTCATTCCTTGTGAAATACAAGACCTAAAGAGACTGCAATACCTGAATGTCTCCAACAACAAT ATTGATGTTGTTCCAGAAGAAATGTTCCACTGTAGAACACTGCAGTCTCTTTTGCTGGACCACAACAGTTTATCTGCCATTCCATCACAGGTGAGTGAACTCACCAACCTATCCCTGTTAGATCTGCGTGGAAACCAGCTAGAGAGCCTTCCTCCTGAACTGGaggagtgtctgtgtctccgGCCTGAGGGACTCCTGGTAGAGGATGGCCTGTTTAACTCCCTGCCTCCCAGCATCAAGGAGGGCTTCCAGCGGCCAGAAAGGGAGCACTCCCTCAAGGCCTCGGAGTCTGATGTAGTCGTCAACACCACCAGCTGTAACTTGGTTATCTGTAGCTCAGGACATGGAGACAGCGGATTGACACACCCTGTATGA